In a single window of the Flavobacterium sp. W4I14 genome:
- a CDS encoding amidohydrolase (product_source=TIGR01891; cath_funfam=3.40.630.10; cog=COG1473; pfam=PF01546,PF07687; superfamily=53187; tigrfam=TIGR01891): MKKIFLIGFSLLALNSFAQKSDLRPLVSKKADAIEQKVISWRRDFHEHPELGNTEVRTAGIIAKHLESLGIQVKTGVAKTGVVGVLKGGKPGPVVALRADMDGLPVTERVDLPFASKVKTQYNGQEVGVMHACGHDSHVAILMGVAEVLASMQKDIQGTVKFIFQPAEEGVPAGDEGGAALMIKEGVLENPKVDVIFGLHINSQTEVGDVTYRPGGTMAAVNDMKITVTGRQAHGAYPWSSIDPVVVSAQIINSLQTIVSRNLNVTENPGVVTIGAINGGVRSNIIPEKVEMLGTVRNFSKEDEAMFIERIKTIVTKTAEAGGATAEVKIPYSNHYPGYF, from the coding sequence ATGAAGAAAATATTCCTGATCGGTTTTTCCCTACTGGCATTAAATTCTTTCGCCCAAAAATCGGATTTGAGGCCGTTGGTTTCAAAAAAAGCTGATGCCATCGAACAAAAAGTAATTTCCTGGAGGCGCGATTTTCACGAACATCCCGAATTGGGAAATACTGAAGTAAGAACAGCTGGCATTATTGCAAAACACCTGGAGTCTTTAGGGATACAAGTAAAAACAGGTGTAGCTAAAACGGGCGTCGTTGGTGTGCTAAAAGGAGGCAAGCCGGGGCCGGTAGTTGCTTTGCGTGCCGATATGGATGGTTTGCCGGTTACTGAGCGGGTAGATCTTCCATTTGCCTCGAAAGTGAAAACACAATATAACGGGCAAGAGGTCGGTGTAATGCATGCCTGCGGACATGATAGCCATGTGGCTATTTTAATGGGCGTAGCAGAAGTGCTGGCTTCTATGCAAAAAGATATCCAGGGGACGGTGAAATTCATATTTCAGCCCGCTGAGGAAGGTGTGCCTGCTGGAGATGAAGGCGGAGCCGCATTAATGATTAAGGAAGGCGTACTCGAAAATCCTAAAGTTGATGTAATTTTCGGTTTACACATCAATTCTCAAACCGAAGTTGGCGATGTAACTTATCGCCCGGGTGGTACAATGGCAGCAGTAAACGATATGAAGATTACGGTTACCGGCCGTCAGGCACATGGGGCTTATCCATGGAGCAGTATCGATCCGGTGGTGGTTTCGGCCCAGATTATCAATAGCCTGCAAACCATAGTAAGTAGGAATTTAAATGTGACCGAAAACCCAGGTGTGGTTACAATTGGTGCTATTAATGGCGGTGTACGGTCGAATATTATTCCCGAAAAGGTAGAAATGTTAGGTACCGTACGCAACTTTAGTAAGGAAGATGAGGCCATGTTTATCGAAAGGATTAAAACCATCGTAACCAAAACGGCCGAAGCAGGCGGTGCAACGGCTGAAGTTAAAATCCCTTACAGCAACCATTATCCGGGTTACTTTTAA
- a CDS encoding metal-dependent amidase/aminoacylase/carboxypeptidase family protein (product_source=COG1473; cath_funfam=3.40.630.10; cog=COG1473; superfamily=53187), with amino-acid sequence MLPSMKSTAGKDHVKLKPPVTGAEDFSFFQEKVPGLFVFLGGMPKGKDPLKAASHHTPDFYLDESGFVLGVKLLSNLTLDYMSMKK; translated from the coding sequence ATGTTGCCAAGCATGAAATCGACGGCAGGTAAGGATCATGTGAAGTTAAAACCACCAGTTACAGGCGCAGAAGATTTCTCCTTCTTTCAGGAAAAAGTGCCAGGTTTGTTTGTGTTTTTAGGAGGGATGCCAAAAGGTAAAGATCCTTTAAAAGCTGCATCGCACCACACGCCGGATTTTTATCTTGATGAAAGCGGTTTTGTTTTAGGGGTTAAATTACTCTCTAATCTTACTTTAGATTATATGTCGATGAAGAAATAA